A region from the Flavobacteriales bacterium TMED191 genome encodes:
- a CDS encoding ABC transporter permease, which produces MRYIFYIAIKYFAALRKQNLVNLITIISMSGVMFGTMAMIVVLSVFNGFDQLVQNLFKNIDSDFQVELKEGHLFNIDDTILYKIQSINGVNSISKVLEHKMLAKYKDYQSVVGVKGVDENFLKVNKINDEIFIGKYFSEQDKFVIVTNSVFNMLSLKLLDFENPLQLSFFKSNNNLLTMNNIVTNSFYLSGVFSGQAKLGSGDIILGLKDLQKFTENENKISALNISIKNKHYDSIQKKLQIVLGERFIVKNRFEQRPFVNKMIKSEKLIVYIIFSFILIVSMLSLVASLIVLLMQKQRDIQILFSFGFRIQNVKKIFLTVGFMITTCGLIAGTTLGLIFCFLQDKFHIVKLSSLNNITLNYYPIKVHLDDIISIQLIVIFLGLVTTYFVTFNSRFYKI; this is translated from the coding sequence TTGAGATATATATTTTATATAGCCATTAAATATTTTGCAGCTTTAAGAAAGCAAAACTTAGTCAATTTAATTACTATAATTTCTATGAGCGGAGTGATGTTTGGTACAATGGCGATGATTGTTGTTTTGTCTGTTTTTAATGGCTTTGATCAATTGGTCCAAAATTTGTTTAAAAATATTGACTCAGATTTTCAAGTTGAATTAAAAGAAGGGCATTTGTTTAATATAGATGATACAATATTGTATAAAATACAGTCTATAAATGGTGTTAATTCTATTTCTAAGGTTTTAGAGCATAAAATGCTAGCAAAATATAAGGATTATCAATCTGTTGTTGGTGTAAAAGGCGTAGATGAAAATTTTTTAAAAGTAAATAAAATTAATGATGAAATTTTTATTGGTAAATACTTCTCTGAGCAAGATAAATTTGTAATTGTTACAAACTCTGTTTTTAATATGCTATCCTTAAAGCTATTAGACTTTGAAAACCCTTTACAATTGTCATTTTTTAAATCAAACAATAATTTATTGACGATGAATAATATTGTTACTAATTCTTTTTATTTGTCAGGAGTTTTTAGTGGGCAAGCTAAATTAGGTAGTGGTGATATCATTTTAGGATTAAAAGATCTTCAAAAATTTACGGAAAATGAAAATAAAATTTCAGCATTAAATATTAGCATAAAAAATAAACATTATGATAGTATTCAAAAAAAACTACAAATAGTTTTAGGTGAAAGATTTATTGTAAAAAATAGATTTGAACAAAGACCCTTTGTAAATAAAATGATTAAATCAGAAAAATTAATTGTATATATTATTTTCAGTTTTATATTAATAGTTTCTATGCTTAGTCTAGTTGCTAGTTTAATTGTTTTATTAATGCAAAAACAAAGAGATATTCAAATACTTTTTTCGTTTGGATTTAGAATTCAAAATGTAAAAAAAATTTTCTTAACTGTTGGATTTATGATTACAACTTGTGGATTAATTGCCGGGACTACATTAGGCTTAATTTTTTGTTTTTTACAAGACAAGTTTCATATAGTAAAACTAAGTTCTTTAAATAATATTACTCTCAATTATTATCCAATTAAAGTTCATTTAGATGACATAATATCTATACAGCTAATTGTTATTTTTCTT